From a single Hypomesus transpacificus isolate Combined female chromosome 14, fHypTra1, whole genome shotgun sequence genomic region:
- the LOC124476747 gene encoding inner centromere protein-like isoform X2, with protein sequence MSCSVLSCTRSLVKTFDGKIQEYISDIENVHMVWLEEIQQEANRMFSSDFSAEPELMPKTPIQKKTSRRKRISAGQEENRKRRSSKGKRNLRISSVNKLNLIAETEVGPEAVASELFPEEPKRNTRNKTADTVPEEKSVTEKHENYSHAQTEAAVAYASSHPSPSSTAQSPPQTRMQEATVKLSAADRLSAEILLKAESSPGRSAVKIAIATTEPSSSRRSSVRHSLSLRRSLAGLRHSMTQESMRRASRRSFMKKKKARAGSSSRNVSEDVLLLSSGEDVVVTTTEGVWSDVDIQMGDTERRPEAVHSRLTRSTAQIPPTTLSSAAISNQDKSGTPEASDDHGEKPQSQSSLRSRSNSKRRAADAAEDFQSPRKKPSPKRSQTAIRPNMRSFLQTVQKNQLLMMTPSSMGRSSMMKSFIKNTTPHKVDLALSRGLVKKEQLKLDALKKKQEQEEERRRKMEEDKKKRLEELKKKRDERLRKVVEARVKDEEEKLKMRREKNNKAQLREERLAEEKARKMATKRQEELEQKRKLEEETRKKKIQQAEEEEKCLQEMQAKRRAEEEQERARKLAEARRAIELKKEQEREREREREREREREREAAERDRVEQERTLALKREVEKAAREKEKRELEEMRKELEEKRKREVQAEEERAAKLREAAKEKEAAAAAAAAAAKNALSAQVQHAVMKTPLRKGPGLNVTVDIEGSPQSYDITPKGGNKPVAGNSNSEDYGMDQKSDDSTDDESAPRKPIPSWAEGINLKQSTMKQYFNPLDLHTYFGEVELLKLENIFYKSKPRYFKRTSSAVWNSPPKRGNLPF encoded by the exons ATGAGCTGCTCTGTTCTTTCGTGTACACGTTCTCTCGTGAAAACGTTCGATGGCAAAATACAGGAATATATCAGTGATATCGAAAATGTCCATATGGTCTGGCTGGAAGAAATTCAGCAGGAAGCCAACCGGATGTTCTCAAG CGACTTCAGTGCAGAACCTGAATTGATGCCAAAGactccaattcagaagaaaaccAGTCGCAGGAAACGTATTTCTGCGGGACAGGAAGAAAACCGCAAAAGACG GAGTTCAAAGGGCAAGCGCAACCTACGTATTTCTTCAGTGAATAAACTTAATCTCATTGCTGAAACTGAAGTTGGCCCAGAGGCAGTCGCCTCTGAGTTATTCCCAGAAGAGCCCAAACGCAACACTCGCAACAAGACAGCAGACACGGTGCCAGAAGAGAAGTCCGTCACAGAAAAACACGAGAACTACTCCCATGCCCAGACAGAAGCTGCGGTGGCGTACGCCAGCTCCCACCCGTCCCCTTCAAGCACGGCCCAATCTCCACCTCAGACACGCATGCAAGAAGCTACGGTGAAACTTTCTGCTGCTGACCGCCTGTCTGCTGAGATCCTGTTAAAGGCAGAGTCTTCCCCTGGACGCTCCGCGGTTAAGATTGCCATAGCTACCACGGAACCCTCCAGTTCACGCAGAAGCTCCGTGCGGCATTCCCTCAGCCTCCGGCGCTCCCTGGCTGGTCTGCGTCACAGCATGACCCAGGAGTCAATGCGCCGGGCCTCCAGACGCTCCttcatgaagaagaagaaggctcGAGCCGGAAGCTCAAGCAGGAACGTCAGTG AAGATGTCTTGTTGTTGTCCAGTGGCGAAGATGTGGTTGTTACAACCACAGAAGG TGTGTGGTCAGATGTAGACATTCAGATGGGGGATAcagagaggagaccagaggctGTCCACAGTCGTCTCACCCGCTCCACTGCCCAAATCCCCCCCACCACGCTTTCCTCCGCTGCCATCAGCAACCAGGACAAGAGTGGAACCCCAGAGGCATCAG ATGACCACGGGGAAAAGCCTCAATCACAATCAAGCTTAAG GTCTCGTTCAAACTCGAAGCGCAGAGCAGCCGATGCAGCAgaggacttccagagccccagGAAGAAGCCGTCTCCCAAGAGAAGCCAGACT GCAATACGGCCCAACATGAGATCCTTCCTCCAGACTGTGCAGAAGAACCAGCTTCTGATGATGACTCCAAGCTCTATGGGTCGCAGCAGTATGATGAAGTCCTTCATCAAAAACACTACGCCTCACAAAGTAGACCTTGCG TTGAGCCGTGGTTTAGTG AAAAAAGAGCAACTGAAACTGGATGCTCTTAAGAAGAAGcaagagcaggaagaggaacgaaggagaaagatggaggaggacaagaaaaAAAGACTAGAGGAGCTGAAAAA GAAGAGGGATGAAAGACTGAGGAAGGTTGTCGAGGCTCGAgtgaaggatgaggaggaaaagcttaagatgagaagagagaagaacaaCAAG GCTCAGCTACGAGAGGAGCGGCTGGCCGAGGAGAAGGCCAGGAAGATGGCTACCAAGCGCCAAGAAGAGCTGGAACAGAAGCGCAAGTTGGAGGAGGAGACAAGGAAGAAGAAGATCCAGCAGGCG gaagaggaggagaaatgcTTGCAGGAAATGCAGGCCAAgcggagggcagaggaggaacaggaacgGGCTCGCAAGCTGGCAGAAGCCCGCCGTGCGATcgagctgaagaaggagcaggagcgtgagagggagagagagcgggagagagagagagagcgggagagagaagcTGCTGAAAG AGATCGAGTGGAGCAGGAAAGGACCCTTGCTCTAAAGAGGGAAGTGGAGAAGGCtgcgagggagaaagagaagagggagctggaggaaatgagaaaagagctggaggaaaagagaaagagg GAGGTgcaggctgaggaggagagggctgctaaGCTGAGGGAAGCTGCCAAGGAGAAagaagctgctgctgctgctgctgctgctgctgccaagAACGCACTGTCAGCACAAGTTCAG CATGCCGTAATGAAGACTCCTTTACGGAAGGGACCAGGCCTCAATGTGACTGTAGATATAGAG GGTTCGCCACAGTCCTATGACATCACGCCAAAGGGCGGGAACAAACCCGTTGCCGGGAACTCAAACTCTGAGGATTATGGGATGGACCAAAAAAGCGATGACTCTACTGATGACGAATCTGCACCGAGAAAACCCATTCCATCATGGGCAGAAG GCATCAATCTGAAGCAGTCAACAATGAAGCAGTATTTCAACCCACTGGATTTGCACACTTACTTTGGGGAAGTTGAACTTCTAAAGCTGGAGAACATCTTTTACAAGAGCAAACCACGTTACTTCAAACGCACCAGCTCTGCTGTATGGAACTCGCCGCCTAAAAGGGGAAATCTGCCATTTTAA
- the best1 gene encoding bestrophin-1: MTVTYSRTVADARLGTFSALLLRWKGSIYKLLYKELIIFIVLYSSFSVLYRFVLSDDQRRLFEKLSIYCDRYAELIPVSFVLGFYVTLVVSRWWGQFESVPWPDRLSALVGGHVCGTDETARLTRRTLMRYANLSGVLIYRSVSTAVYKRFPTMEHLVQAGLMTAEELRQLEDLPSPHNKFWVPCMWFVNLALRARTEGRINNDVALSSIFTELNSLRTRCMKLYGYDWISLPLVYTQVVTVAVYSFFLACLIGRQFLDPSQGYPGHDLDFYFPIFTLLQFFFYVGWLKVAEQLINPFGEDDDDFETNWLVDRNLQVSLLSVDEMYDSVPHIERDKYWNESEPQPPYTAASAEHRKPSFMGSALDISVPKEDMEFQSNLEQIKEHEEANYSTPLLGGLGRLLGVQSPNFPRASTSSRVSLLRRRPGAPVSRFPLYLHQEVPSTLSQARQPPGQDRDPDYAFSSMPLYERPGFYSCPQTPIHCVPPAVPRPRPARRPQGDWNRSCSSLVPPAAGSQLLPPDTPGHHLPPSSAFPWLSEDGEVPSVPAFSFPDPAPELCPISKLRPAQGLLSRRPLPPCLKLDTPPSTEGSTGPQVGPLSARGGGERVFSFTPPSRTPAPNPTNSNNSINTINTNSTTANVCNGLNQNFCNPANVTNSTRATNSGTNGSLSNNANTISTSGSPQQTDRQQHLPNDSGISFTEADMLKALVKESGKNKVPGGKDQD; the protein is encoded by the exons ATGACAGTGACCTACTCACGCACGGTTGCTGACGCTCGTCTTGGAACATTCTCCGCTCTGCTTCTGCGGTGGAAGGGTAGCATCTACAAGTTGCTGTACAAGGAGCTGATCATCTTCATCGTCCTGTACTCGTCCTTCAGTGTCCTTTACAG gTTTGTGTTGAGCGATGACCAGAGGAGGCTGTTTGAGAAGCTGTCTATATACTGTGATCGCTATGCAGAGCTTATTCCTGTCTCCTTCGTACTGG GGTTCTATGTGACGTTGGTAGTGTCTCGCTGGTGGGGCCAGTTTGAGAGTGTACCCTGGCCAGACCGCCTATCAGCATTGGTGGGCGGCCATGTCTGTGGGACTGATGAGACTGCAAGGCTAACGCGCCGCACGCTCATGCGCTACGCTAACCTCTCCGGTGTGCTCATCTATCGCTCGGTCAGCACTGCTGTCTACAAAAGGTTCCCCACCATGGAGCACCTGGTGCAAGCAG gctTGATGACAGCGGAGGAACTGAGGCAACTGGAGGATTTGCCGTCTCCTCATAATAAGTTCTGGGTTCCCTGCATGTGGTTTGTCAACCTGGCTCTGAGGGCTCGGACcgagggccgcatcaacaatgACGTGGCACTCTCTTCTATCTTCACA gaGCTGAACAGTTTGCGGACCCGTTGTATGAAGTTGTACGGTTATGACTGGATCAGTCTCCCCCTCGTCTACACTCAG GTGGTGACTGTGGCCGTCTATAGTTTCTTTTTGGCTTGTCTGATTGGCCGTCAGTTCCTGGACCCAAGTCAAGGTTACCCTGGTCATGACCTGGACTTCTATTTCCCTATATTCACCCTCCTGCAGTTCTTCTTCTATGTTGGCTGGCTTAAG GTGGCGGAACAACTTATAAATCCATTTGGCGAAGATGATGATGACTTTGAAACTAACTGGCTAGTTGATCGCAACTTACAG GTGTCTCTGCTGTCAGTGGATGAGATGTATGACAGCGTCCCCCACATCGAGAGGGATAAGTACTGGAACGAGTCCGAGCCCCAGCCGCCTTACACTGCAGCCAGCGCTGAACACCGCAAGCCCTCCTTCATGGGCTCTGCTCTGGACATCAG TGTGCCTAAAGAAGATATGGAGTTTCAGTCCAACTTAGAGCAAATCAAGGAACATGAGGAGGCCAACTACTCCACCCCACTGCTGGGAGGCCTGGGGCGGCTCCTGGGCGTACAGTCCCCAAACTTCCCTCGcgcctccacttcctccagagTCTCTCTTCTACGTCGCCGCCCTGGAGCCCCAGTTAGCCGTTTCCCCCTTTACCTGCACCAGGAggtcccctccaccctcagccaGGCCCGCCAGCCCCCGGGCCAGGACAGGGATCCAGACTATGCcttctcctccatgcctctgtATGAGCGTCCTGGTTTCTACAGCTGCCCACAAACACCCATACACTGCGTGCCCCCCGCGGTGCCCCGGCCCCGCCCGGCGCGCCGCCCCCAGGGCGACTGGAACCGCAGCTGCAGCTCTCTGGTTCCACCCGCCGCGGGCTCTCAGCTTCTGCCTCCAGACACACCCGGTCACCATCTCCCACCGTCCTCTGCTTTCCCCTGGCTGAGTGAGGACGGGGAGGTCCCCAGTGTCCCCGCCTTCTCCTTCCCTGACCCTGCTCCGGAGCTCTGCCCCATCTCAAAACTCCGACCGGCCCAGGGGTTGCTGTCTCGACGACCCTTGCCCCCGTGCCTCAAGCTTGACACTCCACCATCGACTGAAGGTTCGACAGGGCCCCAAGTAGGGCCCCTCAGTGCACGGGGTGGAGGGGAAAGAGTTTTCTcattcacccctccctcacgcACTCCAGCACCAAATCCCaccaacagcaacaacagcatCAACACCATAAACACCAACAGTACTACGGCAAACGTCTGCAATGGTTTGAACCAAAACTTTTGTAACCCTGCTAATGTTACCAACAGCACTCGAGCAACTAACAGTGGCACCAATGGAAGTCTAAGCAATAATGCGAATACTATCTCTACATCCGGATCACCTCAGCAAACAGACCGTCAGCAACATTTGCCAAATGATTCAGGAATTTCATTCACTGAGGCAGACATGCTCAAGGCACTGGTGAAGGAGAGTGGTAAGAACAAGGTTCCCGGGGGCAAGGACCAGGACTGA
- the LOC124476747 gene encoding inner centromere protein-like isoform X1: MSCSVLSCTRSLVKTFDGKIQEYISDIENVHMVWLEEIQQEANRMFSSDFSAEPELMPKTPIQKKTSRRKRISAGQEENRKRRSSKGKRNLRISSVNKLNLIAETEVGPEAVASELFPEEPKRNTRNKTADTVPEEKSVTEKHENYSHAQTEAAVAYASSHPSPSSTAQSPPQTRMQEATVKLSAADRLSAEILLKAESSPGRSAVKIAIATTEPSSSRRSSVRHSLSLRRSLAGLRHSMTQESMRRASRRSFMKKKKARAGSSSRNVSEDVLLLSSGEDVVVTTTEGVWSDVDIQMGDTERRPEAVHSRLTRSTAQIPPTTLSSAAISNQDKSGTPEASDDHGEKPQSQSSLRSRSNSKRRAADAAEDFQSPRKKPSPKRSQTAIRPNMRSFLQTVQKNQLLMMTPSSMGRSSMMKSFIKNTTPHKVDLALSRGLVKKEQLKLDALKKKQEQEEERRRKMEEDKKKRLEELKKKRDERLRKVVEARVKDEEEKLKMRREKNNKAQLREERLAEEKARKMATKRQEELEQKRKLEEETRKKKIQQAEEEEKCLQEMQAKRRAEEEQERARKLAEARRAIELKKEQEREREREREREREREREAAERDRVEQERTLALKREVEKAAREKEKRELEEMRKELEEKRKRQEVQAEEERAAKLREAAKEKEAAAAAAAAAAKNALSAQVQHAVMKTPLRKGPGLNVTVDIEGSPQSYDITPKGGNKPVAGNSNSEDYGMDQKSDDSTDDESAPRKPIPSWAEGINLKQSTMKQYFNPLDLHTYFGEVELLKLENIFYKSKPRYFKRTSSAVWNSPPKRGNLPF, from the exons ATGAGCTGCTCTGTTCTTTCGTGTACACGTTCTCTCGTGAAAACGTTCGATGGCAAAATACAGGAATATATCAGTGATATCGAAAATGTCCATATGGTCTGGCTGGAAGAAATTCAGCAGGAAGCCAACCGGATGTTCTCAAG CGACTTCAGTGCAGAACCTGAATTGATGCCAAAGactccaattcagaagaaaaccAGTCGCAGGAAACGTATTTCTGCGGGACAGGAAGAAAACCGCAAAAGACG GAGTTCAAAGGGCAAGCGCAACCTACGTATTTCTTCAGTGAATAAACTTAATCTCATTGCTGAAACTGAAGTTGGCCCAGAGGCAGTCGCCTCTGAGTTATTCCCAGAAGAGCCCAAACGCAACACTCGCAACAAGACAGCAGACACGGTGCCAGAAGAGAAGTCCGTCACAGAAAAACACGAGAACTACTCCCATGCCCAGACAGAAGCTGCGGTGGCGTACGCCAGCTCCCACCCGTCCCCTTCAAGCACGGCCCAATCTCCACCTCAGACACGCATGCAAGAAGCTACGGTGAAACTTTCTGCTGCTGACCGCCTGTCTGCTGAGATCCTGTTAAAGGCAGAGTCTTCCCCTGGACGCTCCGCGGTTAAGATTGCCATAGCTACCACGGAACCCTCCAGTTCACGCAGAAGCTCCGTGCGGCATTCCCTCAGCCTCCGGCGCTCCCTGGCTGGTCTGCGTCACAGCATGACCCAGGAGTCAATGCGCCGGGCCTCCAGACGCTCCttcatgaagaagaagaaggctcGAGCCGGAAGCTCAAGCAGGAACGTCAGTG AAGATGTCTTGTTGTTGTCCAGTGGCGAAGATGTGGTTGTTACAACCACAGAAGG TGTGTGGTCAGATGTAGACATTCAGATGGGGGATAcagagaggagaccagaggctGTCCACAGTCGTCTCACCCGCTCCACTGCCCAAATCCCCCCCACCACGCTTTCCTCCGCTGCCATCAGCAACCAGGACAAGAGTGGAACCCCAGAGGCATCAG ATGACCACGGGGAAAAGCCTCAATCACAATCAAGCTTAAG GTCTCGTTCAAACTCGAAGCGCAGAGCAGCCGATGCAGCAgaggacttccagagccccagGAAGAAGCCGTCTCCCAAGAGAAGCCAGACT GCAATACGGCCCAACATGAGATCCTTCCTCCAGACTGTGCAGAAGAACCAGCTTCTGATGATGACTCCAAGCTCTATGGGTCGCAGCAGTATGATGAAGTCCTTCATCAAAAACACTACGCCTCACAAAGTAGACCTTGCG TTGAGCCGTGGTTTAGTG AAAAAAGAGCAACTGAAACTGGATGCTCTTAAGAAGAAGcaagagcaggaagaggaacgaaggagaaagatggaggaggacaagaaaaAAAGACTAGAGGAGCTGAAAAA GAAGAGGGATGAAAGACTGAGGAAGGTTGTCGAGGCTCGAgtgaaggatgaggaggaaaagcttaagatgagaagagagaagaacaaCAAG GCTCAGCTACGAGAGGAGCGGCTGGCCGAGGAGAAGGCCAGGAAGATGGCTACCAAGCGCCAAGAAGAGCTGGAACAGAAGCGCAAGTTGGAGGAGGAGACAAGGAAGAAGAAGATCCAGCAGGCG gaagaggaggagaaatgcTTGCAGGAAATGCAGGCCAAgcggagggcagaggaggaacaggaacgGGCTCGCAAGCTGGCAGAAGCCCGCCGTGCGATcgagctgaagaaggagcaggagcgtgagagggagagagagcgggagagagagagagagcgggagagagaagcTGCTGAAAG AGATCGAGTGGAGCAGGAAAGGACCCTTGCTCTAAAGAGGGAAGTGGAGAAGGCtgcgagggagaaagagaagagggagctggaggaaatgagaaaagagctggaggaaaagagaaagagg cAGGAGGTgcaggctgaggaggagagggctgctaaGCTGAGGGAAGCTGCCAAGGAGAAagaagctgctgctgctgctgctgctgctgctgccaagAACGCACTGTCAGCACAAGTTCAG CATGCCGTAATGAAGACTCCTTTACGGAAGGGACCAGGCCTCAATGTGACTGTAGATATAGAG GGTTCGCCACAGTCCTATGACATCACGCCAAAGGGCGGGAACAAACCCGTTGCCGGGAACTCAAACTCTGAGGATTATGGGATGGACCAAAAAAGCGATGACTCTACTGATGACGAATCTGCACCGAGAAAACCCATTCCATCATGGGCAGAAG GCATCAATCTGAAGCAGTCAACAATGAAGCAGTATTTCAACCCACTGGATTTGCACACTTACTTTGGGGAAGTTGAACTTCTAAAGCTGGAGAACATCTTTTACAAGAGCAAACCACGTTACTTCAAACGCACCAGCTCTGCTGTATGGAACTCGCCGCCTAAAAGGGGAAATCTGCCATTTTAA
- the LOC124476747 gene encoding inner centromere protein-like isoform X3 yields MSCSVLSCTRSLVKTFDGKIQEYISDIENVHMVWLEEIQQEANRMFSSDFSAEPELMPKTPIQKKTSRRKRISAGQEENRKRRSSKGKRNLRISSVNKLNLIAETEVGPEAVASELFPEEPKRNTRNKTADTVPEEKSVTEKHENYSHAQTEAAVAYASSHPSPSSTAQSPPQTRMQEATVKLSAADRLSAEILLKAESSPGRSAVKIAIATTEPSSSRRSSVRHSLSLRRSLAGLRHSMTQESMRRASRRSFMKKKKARAGSSSRNVSEDVLLLSSGEDVVVTTTEGVWSDVDIQMGDTERRPEAVHSRLTRSTAQIPPTTLSSAAISNQDKSGTPEASDDHGEKPQSQSSLRSRSNSKRRAADAAEDFQSPRKKPSPKRSQTAIRPNMRSFLQTVQKNQLLMMTPSSMGRSSMMKSFIKNTTPHKVDLAKKEQLKLDALKKKQEQEEERRRKMEEDKKKRLEELKKKRDERLRKVVEARVKDEEEKLKMRREKNNKAQLREERLAEEKARKMATKRQEELEQKRKLEEETRKKKIQQAEEEEKCLQEMQAKRRAEEEQERARKLAEARRAIELKKEQEREREREREREREREREAAERDRVEQERTLALKREVEKAAREKEKRELEEMRKELEEKRKRQEVQAEEERAAKLREAAKEKEAAAAAAAAAAKNALSAQVQHAVMKTPLRKGPGLNVTVDIEGSPQSYDITPKGGNKPVAGNSNSEDYGMDQKSDDSTDDESAPRKPIPSWAEGINLKQSTMKQYFNPLDLHTYFGEVELLKLENIFYKSKPRYFKRTSSAVWNSPPKRGNLPF; encoded by the exons ATGAGCTGCTCTGTTCTTTCGTGTACACGTTCTCTCGTGAAAACGTTCGATGGCAAAATACAGGAATATATCAGTGATATCGAAAATGTCCATATGGTCTGGCTGGAAGAAATTCAGCAGGAAGCCAACCGGATGTTCTCAAG CGACTTCAGTGCAGAACCTGAATTGATGCCAAAGactccaattcagaagaaaaccAGTCGCAGGAAACGTATTTCTGCGGGACAGGAAGAAAACCGCAAAAGACG GAGTTCAAAGGGCAAGCGCAACCTACGTATTTCTTCAGTGAATAAACTTAATCTCATTGCTGAAACTGAAGTTGGCCCAGAGGCAGTCGCCTCTGAGTTATTCCCAGAAGAGCCCAAACGCAACACTCGCAACAAGACAGCAGACACGGTGCCAGAAGAGAAGTCCGTCACAGAAAAACACGAGAACTACTCCCATGCCCAGACAGAAGCTGCGGTGGCGTACGCCAGCTCCCACCCGTCCCCTTCAAGCACGGCCCAATCTCCACCTCAGACACGCATGCAAGAAGCTACGGTGAAACTTTCTGCTGCTGACCGCCTGTCTGCTGAGATCCTGTTAAAGGCAGAGTCTTCCCCTGGACGCTCCGCGGTTAAGATTGCCATAGCTACCACGGAACCCTCCAGTTCACGCAGAAGCTCCGTGCGGCATTCCCTCAGCCTCCGGCGCTCCCTGGCTGGTCTGCGTCACAGCATGACCCAGGAGTCAATGCGCCGGGCCTCCAGACGCTCCttcatgaagaagaagaaggctcGAGCCGGAAGCTCAAGCAGGAACGTCAGTG AAGATGTCTTGTTGTTGTCCAGTGGCGAAGATGTGGTTGTTACAACCACAGAAGG TGTGTGGTCAGATGTAGACATTCAGATGGGGGATAcagagaggagaccagaggctGTCCACAGTCGTCTCACCCGCTCCACTGCCCAAATCCCCCCCACCACGCTTTCCTCCGCTGCCATCAGCAACCAGGACAAGAGTGGAACCCCAGAGGCATCAG ATGACCACGGGGAAAAGCCTCAATCACAATCAAGCTTAAG GTCTCGTTCAAACTCGAAGCGCAGAGCAGCCGATGCAGCAgaggacttccagagccccagGAAGAAGCCGTCTCCCAAGAGAAGCCAGACT GCAATACGGCCCAACATGAGATCCTTCCTCCAGACTGTGCAGAAGAACCAGCTTCTGATGATGACTCCAAGCTCTATGGGTCGCAGCAGTATGATGAAGTCCTTCATCAAAAACACTACGCCTCACAAAGTAGACCTTGCG AAAAAAGAGCAACTGAAACTGGATGCTCTTAAGAAGAAGcaagagcaggaagaggaacgaaggagaaagatggaggaggacaagaaaaAAAGACTAGAGGAGCTGAAAAA GAAGAGGGATGAAAGACTGAGGAAGGTTGTCGAGGCTCGAgtgaaggatgaggaggaaaagcttaagatgagaagagagaagaacaaCAAG GCTCAGCTACGAGAGGAGCGGCTGGCCGAGGAGAAGGCCAGGAAGATGGCTACCAAGCGCCAAGAAGAGCTGGAACAGAAGCGCAAGTTGGAGGAGGAGACAAGGAAGAAGAAGATCCAGCAGGCG gaagaggaggagaaatgcTTGCAGGAAATGCAGGCCAAgcggagggcagaggaggaacaggaacgGGCTCGCAAGCTGGCAGAAGCCCGCCGTGCGATcgagctgaagaaggagcaggagcgtgagagggagagagagcgggagagagagagagagcgggagagagaagcTGCTGAAAG AGATCGAGTGGAGCAGGAAAGGACCCTTGCTCTAAAGAGGGAAGTGGAGAAGGCtgcgagggagaaagagaagagggagctggaggaaatgagaaaagagctggaggaaaagagaaagagg cAGGAGGTgcaggctgaggaggagagggctgctaaGCTGAGGGAAGCTGCCAAGGAGAAagaagctgctgctgctgctgctgctgctgctgccaagAACGCACTGTCAGCACAAGTTCAG CATGCCGTAATGAAGACTCCTTTACGGAAGGGACCAGGCCTCAATGTGACTGTAGATATAGAG GGTTCGCCACAGTCCTATGACATCACGCCAAAGGGCGGGAACAAACCCGTTGCCGGGAACTCAAACTCTGAGGATTATGGGATGGACCAAAAAAGCGATGACTCTACTGATGACGAATCTGCACCGAGAAAACCCATTCCATCATGGGCAGAAG GCATCAATCTGAAGCAGTCAACAATGAAGCAGTATTTCAACCCACTGGATTTGCACACTTACTTTGGGGAAGTTGAACTTCTAAAGCTGGAGAACATCTTTTACAAGAGCAAACCACGTTACTTCAAACGCACCAGCTCTGCTGTATGGAACTCGCCGCCTAAAAGGGGAAATCTGCCATTTTAA
- the fth1b gene encoding ferritin, heavy polypeptide 1b has product MSSQVRQNFHQDCEAAINRQINLELYASYVYLSMSYYFDRDDKSLPNFAKFFSTQSKEEREHAEKLMSVQNQRGGRIFLQDIRKPERDEWGSGLEALECALQLEKSVNQSLLDLHKVASEHGDPHMCDFIETHYLDEQVKSIKELGDWVSNLRRMGAPQNGMAEYLFDKHTLGKEST; this is encoded by the exons ATGAGTTCCCAAGTTCGACAGAACTTCCACCAGGACTGTGAGGCTGCTATAAACAGGCAGATCAACCTCGAGTTATATGCTTCCTACGTCTATCTTTCCATG TCTTATTATTTTGACAGGGATGATAAATCCTTGCCAAATTTTGCCAAGTTCTTCAGCACTCAGTCTAAGGAGGAACGTGAGCATGCGGAGAAGCTGATGAGTGTGCAGAATCAGCGCGGAGGCCGGATCTTCCTCCAGGACATCAGG AAGCCTGAGAGAGACGAGTGGGGGAGTGGTTTGGAAGCTCTTGAGTGTGCGTTACAACTGGAGAAAAGTGTGAACCAATCCCTATTGGACCTGCACAAAGTGGCATCTGAACACGGCGACCCTCAC ATGTGCGACTTCATCGAGACACACTATTTGGACGAACAGGTCAAGTCCATCAAGGAGCTTGGTGATTGGGTGTCCAACCTACGTCGAATGGGAGCACCTCAGAATGGCATGGCAGAGTATCtgtttgacaaacacacacttggaaAAGAAAGCACTTAA